The proteins below are encoded in one region of Flavobacterium sp. IMCC34852:
- a CDS encoding FAD-dependent oxidoreductase, with protein sequence MQNPQKIAIVGSGLVGTLLAIYLKRQGHTIHVYDRSPDIRTVEFSGRSINLVMSNRGWKAMEDVGLDDEIRKIGIPVDKRAIHLKDGKLNYQYYGKDGEAIFSLSRGILNRRMIDLAEAEGVEFFFEHKIWDVTLATATLHIGETERGEWTELKYDKVFGADGAFSRIRHRMQRQSMFDYSQEFMKLGYKELHIPANADGTHKIDKNSLHIWPRGNFMLMALANLDGSFTCTLFMPFEGENSFEQLKDEASLVDFFANYFPDTKEVIPDLVRDFFKNPTSYLAIMKCYPWTFEDKVALIGDASHAIVPFYGHGMNAGFEDITILSEMISKYGDDWKTIFSEYQKSRKPNADAIAELSLRNFIEMSTKTADEKFLLQKKIEKWFSDKHPDKWMPLYSRVTFSLQPYAEALAIGDFQNKIMEEVMQMPNIEAIWNSEAVENKIIDLLQ encoded by the coding sequence ATGCAAAATCCTCAAAAAATTGCTATCGTTGGTTCAGGCTTGGTCGGAACTTTATTGGCAATTTATCTCAAAAGACAAGGACATACAATCCACGTTTACGACAGAAGCCCTGATATCAGAACGGTTGAATTTTCCGGACGTTCCATTAATTTGGTGATGTCTAATCGCGGTTGGAAAGCCATGGAAGATGTTGGTTTGGATGATGAAATCAGAAAGATTGGAATTCCGGTCGATAAACGAGCTATTCATTTAAAAGACGGCAAACTCAATTACCAATATTACGGCAAAGATGGAGAAGCTATTTTTTCACTTTCCCGTGGAATTCTGAATCGAAGAATGATTGATTTAGCAGAAGCGGAAGGCGTTGAGTTTTTCTTCGAACACAAAATTTGGGATGTGACTTTAGCAACCGCTACACTTCACATTGGGGAAACCGAAAGAGGTGAGTGGACTGAATTAAAATACGACAAAGTCTTTGGTGCCGATGGTGCTTTTTCGAGAATTCGCCACAGAATGCAACGTCAAAGCATGTTTGATTACTCGCAAGAGTTCATGAAGTTAGGCTACAAAGAATTGCATATTCCGGCCAACGCTGACGGAACGCATAAGATTGATAAAAATTCATTGCATATTTGGCCACGCGGCAATTTTATGCTGATGGCTTTAGCTAATTTAGACGGCAGTTTTACCTGTACGTTGTTTATGCCGTTTGAGGGCGAAAATTCTTTTGAGCAATTAAAAGACGAAGCTTCGTTAGTTGATTTCTTTGCCAATTATTTCCCTGATACCAAAGAAGTAATTCCGGATTTGGTTCGCGATTTCTTTAAAAATCCAACCAGTTATTTGGCGATTATGAAGTGTTATCCTTGGACGTTTGAGGACAAAGTAGCCTTGATTGGTGATGCTTCACATGCGATTGTCCCTTTTTACGGTCACGGAATGAACGCCGGTTTTGAAGACATTACCATTTTAAGTGAAATGATTTCTAAATATGGTGATGATTGGAAAACGATTTTCTCCGAATACCAAAAATCGCGCAAGCCTAACGCCGATGCGATTGCCGAATTATCCCTTCGGAACTTCATCGAAATGAGTACCAAAACCGCCGATGAAAAGTTCCTGTTGCAAAAGAAAATCGAAAAATGGTTCTCCGACAAACATCCCGATAAATGGATGCCATTGTACAGTCGAGTGACTTTTAGTTTACAACCTTATGCTGAAGCTCTGGCCATTGGCGATTTCCAAAATAAAATCATGGAAGAAGTGATGCAAATGCCGAATATAGAAGCCATTTGGAATAGCGAAGCGGTCGAAAACAAAATCATTGATTTATTACAATAG
- a CDS encoding cupin domain-containing protein translates to MSKYFIQKAPFVVPTNDGKLIEEHHGNATTNNPDISIAHMIAPPKWSEPFQTPEFDEYTYIISGKKQFIIDGETVILEAGQSIKIEKNTRVQYSNPFDKPCEYIAICQPAFDFTKVHREEE, encoded by the coding sequence GTGAGTAAATATTTTATTCAAAAAGCGCCTTTTGTAGTGCCAACCAACGACGGCAAACTCATAGAAGAACACCACGGGAATGCCACGACCAACAATCCGGATATTTCAATCGCACACATGATTGCACCGCCTAAATGGAGCGAACCGTTTCAAACCCCTGAGTTTGACGAATACACTTATATCATTTCGGGGAAAAAGCAGTTTATCATTGATGGAGAAACCGTAATACTTGAAGCCGGACAATCCATTAAAATTGAAAAGAATACGCGGGTACAATATTCCAATCCGTTTGATAAACCTTGCGAATACATCGCGATTTGCCAACCGGCTTTTGATTTTACGAAAGTACACCGGGAGGAAGAATAA
- a CDS encoding YybH family protein has translation MKKIVLALITVAFLGCNKKEAVTKLDLEPIKKEVLKAEEDFKNMAQTKGIPEAFYTFADSNAVIKRENDTLIIGKENIKLYYSDQKYQSAKVTWTPSHVDVSNDGTMGYTYGDYVWSIKDFQGKEREFKGVFHTVWKKQSDGSWKYTWD, from the coding sequence ATGAAAAAAATAGTCTTAGCACTCATTACTGTTGCCTTTTTAGGTTGTAATAAAAAAGAAGCGGTCACCAAACTCGATTTGGAACCCATCAAAAAAGAAGTCTTGAAAGCCGAAGAAGACTTTAAAAACATGGCGCAAACCAAAGGCATACCCGAAGCCTTTTACACTTTCGCCGACAGCAATGCGGTCATCAAACGCGAAAACGATACATTGATTATCGGCAAAGAAAACATCAAGTTGTACTACAGCGACCAAAAATACCAATCGGCTAAAGTGACTTGGACACCCAGCCATGTTGATGTATCCAATGATGGAACCATGGGTTATACTTATGGCGATTACGTATGGTCGATCAAAGATTTTCAGGGAAAAGAACGAGAATTCAAAGGCGTTTTTCACACCGTTTGGAAAAAGCAAAGTGACGGCAGTTGGAAATACACTTGGGATTAA
- a CDS encoding DMT family protein, with translation MKSFLTIGLLILSNVFMTLAWYGHLKFKELKWFENAGLITIVLISWGLALFEYCFQVPANKIGFQGNGGPFSLMQLKVIQEVITLVIFVIFSMLFFKNETFRWNHAVGFVFLILAVYFIFKK, from the coding sequence ATGAAATCATTTCTGACCATTGGTCTATTAATTTTGTCCAATGTTTTTATGACTTTGGCTTGGTATGGTCATCTGAAATTTAAAGAACTCAAATGGTTTGAAAACGCCGGATTAATTACCATCGTTTTAATCAGTTGGGGATTGGCTTTATTCGAATATTGTTTCCAAGTACCGGCCAATAAAATTGGTTTTCAGGGCAATGGCGGACCTTTTTCACTAATGCAGTTAAAAGTCATTCAAGAAGTCATTACCTTGGTTATTTTTGTGATTTTTTCGATGTTGTTTTTCAAAAATGAAACCTTCCGTTGGAATCATGCTGTGGGCTTTGTATTCCTGATATTGGCCGTATATTTTATCTTTAAAAAGTAG
- a CDS encoding helicase HerA-like domain-containing protein, with the protein MATASDFSKYINDGYNFKGESITLGGAILNGEALSDTFVKVPLKTLNRHGLIAGATGTGKTKTIQVLSEQLSSFGIPVLMMDIKGDFSGIAKEGEEKPFITERHAKINIPYKTESFPVELMSLSQQNGVRLRATVSEFGPVLFSRILDLNDTQAGVVAVIFKYCDDKQMPLLDLKDIKKVINYITEEGKEEIEEHYGKISTSTTGIILRKIIELEQQGGDIFFGEKSFEIDDLMRIDENGKGYVNILRLTDIQDKPKLFSTFMLSLLAEIYQQMPEKGDADQPELVIFIDEAHLIFSEASDALLNQIETIIKLIRSKGIGVYFITQNPMDVPASVLAQLGLKIQHALRAFTAKDRQAIKQTAENYPVSEYYKTDEVLTSLGIGEAFVTALNEKGIPTPLAATMMRAPMSRMDVLTESEIAEINAKSKLVRKYNEEIDRESAYEMLTKKIEEANQQAEAEAATEAQQEERKSNEPSTAEVIGKSVTKVVTSATFIRGVFGILTKLFKK; encoded by the coding sequence ATGGCAACAGCATCCGATTTTTCAAAATACATTAACGACGGTTATAATTTTAAAGGCGAAAGCATCACTCTGGGCGGCGCTATCTTAAATGGCGAAGCTTTATCAGACACCTTTGTTAAAGTACCATTAAAAACCCTAAACCGTCACGGCCTTATTGCAGGAGCTACCGGAACCGGCAAAACCAAAACCATACAAGTACTTTCCGAACAATTATCATCCTTCGGAATTCCGGTTTTGATGATGGATATCAAAGGTGATTTTTCAGGTATTGCCAAAGAAGGCGAAGAAAAACCATTCATCACCGAACGCCATGCCAAAATCAACATTCCCTATAAAACCGAAAGCTTTCCGGTTGAATTAATGTCGTTGTCCCAACAAAACGGTGTGCGATTGCGCGCGACGGTTTCCGAATTCGGACCGGTACTTTTCTCCAGAATTCTCGACTTAAATGACACGCAAGCCGGAGTGGTAGCCGTAATTTTCAAATATTGCGACGATAAACAAATGCCGCTCTTGGATTTAAAAGACATTAAAAAAGTCATCAACTACATCACCGAAGAAGGCAAAGAAGAAATTGAAGAACACTACGGCAAAATATCAACTTCGACCACCGGAATCATACTGCGTAAAATTATTGAATTAGAACAACAAGGTGGCGATATTTTCTTTGGCGAAAAGTCATTTGAGATTGACGATTTAATGCGAATCGATGAAAACGGTAAAGGCTATGTCAACATTCTTCGATTGACCGATATACAAGATAAACCCAAATTATTTTCGACCTTCATGCTGAGTTTATTGGCAGAAATATACCAACAAATGCCCGAAAAAGGTGATGCCGATCAGCCTGAATTAGTCATTTTTATAGACGAAGCCCATTTGATTTTCAGTGAAGCCAGCGACGCTTTACTCAACCAAATTGAAACCATCATCAAACTCATTCGTTCCAAAGGCATAGGCGTTTATTTTATTACCCAAAATCCTATGGACGTCCCGGCAAGTGTATTAGCGCAATTGGGTTTGAAAATCCAACACGCTTTGAGGGCTTTTACCGCCAAAGACCGTCAAGCCATCAAACAAACGGCCGAAAACTATCCGGTTTCCGAGTATTATAAAACTGATGAAGTGCTGACCTCACTGGGAATTGGAGAAGCTTTTGTTACGGCTTTAAACGAAAAGGGAATTCCTACGCCGCTAGCAGCTACCATGATGCGCGCACCTATGAGCAGAATGGATGTTTTAACCGAAAGCGAAATTGCTGAAATCAACGCCAAATCGAAATTGGTTAGAAAATACAACGAAGAAATCGACCGCGAAAGCGCTTACGAAATGCTGACCAAAAAAATCGAAGAAGCCAACCAACAAGCCGAAGCCGAAGCAGCCACCGAAGCCCAACAAGAAGAAAGAAAAAGCAACGAACCAAGTACAGCTGAAGTAATTGGGAAATCGGTTACTAAAGTGGTTACCAGCGCTACCTTTATCCGTGGTGTATTCGGGATTTTAACCAAGCTTTTCAAAAAATAA
- a CDS encoding MotA/TolQ/ExbB proton channel family protein: MANVKKESGSNGLGMMSGIIIVACIFVGWIIWNFIMGAGSNFEGGVNTGHPLPGNYLAMVYKGGPIVPVLMGLFLMVIVFSFERFFVISKAGGKGNLDTFMRNVQGSVKAGNIDDAISACDKQQGSVANAIKAALVKYQEVKKEGFTSEEAAETIHKEIEEATSLEMPMLEKNMTILSTLVALGTLAGLLGTVTGMIKAFGALATAGTPDQAALANGISEALINTATGISTSALAIVTYNFFTSKIDTLTYSIDEAGSTIVNTYRKFRGSLKS, from the coding sequence ATGGCAAACGTTAAAAAAGAATCTGGGTCAAACGGTTTAGGTATGATGTCAGGAATCATCATTGTAGCATGTATTTTTGTTGGTTGGATTATTTGGAACTTCATCATGGGTGCAGGTTCAAACTTTGAAGGTGGTGTAAATACAGGTCATCCACTTCCGGGGAATTATTTAGCAATGGTTTACAAAGGAGGACCAATTGTACCGGTTTTGATGGGATTGTTTTTGATGGTAATCGTGTTCTCATTTGAGCGTTTCTTTGTAATCTCTAAAGCAGGAGGAAAAGGGAACTTAGATACTTTCATGAGAAATGTTCAAGGAAGTGTAAAAGCAGGAAATATTGATGATGCTATCTCAGCTTGTGACAAACAACAAGGTTCTGTAGCGAATGCAATCAAAGCGGCTTTAGTTAAATACCAAGAAGTTAAAAAAGAAGGGTTTACCAGCGAAGAAGCAGCTGAGACTATCCACAAAGAAATCGAAGAAGCTACTTCATTAGAGATGCCGATGTTAGAGAAAAACATGACCATTTTGTCAACATTAGTAGCTTTAGGAACATTAGCCGGATTATTAGGAACAGTAACAGGGATGATCAAAGCGTTTGGTGCGTTAGCTACAGCAGGTACACCTGACCAAGCAGCGTTAGCAAATGGTATCTCTGAAGCTTTGATTAATACAGCTACGGGAATTTCTACTTCTGCTTTAGCAATTGTAACTTACAACTTCTTTACTTCTAAAATCGATACTTTGACTTACTCTATTGATGAGGCTGGTTCAACTATCGTGAACACTTACAGAAAATTCAGAGGAAGTTTAAAATCATAA